The genomic interval TTCTATAAGGCCCTTATTTGTTCATGCAGATCACACAAAGAATTTGCTTGtgaaaatgaattattttttttagaacatGAAAATAACAGAGTGGACAGTAAACTGACAGGGTGGACCTATAGCACGACAGAGTGGACAAATTGTGAAAGATCGTTGAACGAATCAAAGAAAttccattaaaatatatataccagAGGTCTTATCTCCTTTAGATGAAACTACCAGAACCAACAGAACACCTAAATGAGCCACTATTATGGCATTATACAGTTAAACTCCGTGGATGATTCTGCTGAGTGAGTCAAACATTGAACTatacaattcaattcaattcaattttatttgtatagccctcaatcacaacagatgtctcaaaggactttacagaggcaatatgacacacaattagaaatgaagcaacaaagatgaatagatacagttcaagtcctgggtatcccctatccttaagaccctccatgccggcaaggaaaaactccaaaaactccagagtcaattgggagaaaaatgagaaacctcgggGAGTACCACAATGAGATGGTAAATTGCTAAAGTGAAGAATGATTGATCTGGAGAGAAACAAATGAACATAACTGAACACCACTAAGACATAGTAGACACAAGACAGACTGCAGAGGCATGGCTCAATTCTTACATTGATGTGCCACACAGTTCCATGCAGACAGTTCAATCTGTACGGAGCGCTTGTTCACAGCCTGTGGTTCTGGTATTAGGCAAACTACCTGCCAGTCATGgtaccaaaaaaatgtcatcccGGGTACCTGGCCAATGGAACTTGTTTATGCAATGGCGGTGCATACACTTAACTTTCACACTGTGCCCTTCGACCTCTCTGATGACACCTGATTATGCCTAATTGTCATAATTAACGACACACACCTTTCCAATGTGTTTCACCTCAATCATTTTTGGTCTCCACGTATTTTCTGATGTCCTTGCTCTCTTTTACAGATACATTTTTgtctctgtactttacttggccAGGTTTCAGTCTGATTGCTTGGTGGATTCTCATAGTTCCCTTTATTGCAGCTATTGCAGGTACTTTAATTTTGGATTCAATATCCTTCCCTGAGATGTAGAACAACTCGACAGATGTATCAAGGCTCATCAGCTTGTCATACAAGGTCTGAGCATCAGGGATGTCTGTATCTGCTGACCTCTTGAGGGTCCCACACACAGCATCTGGTGCGCCCTTGCCATGACTTGCCTCAAAGGACTTCCATGTCATTTCTTCGAAGCCATACTAGTAGGGCTTTGTTTACAGTTAGGAGAAATGTCCTTTTTGTTGATAACGCGTAGCAGGCCcatcgctgaaaaaaaaagattattctGACTTGTAGGTGTATTTCTCTCACTCCCTTCAAAACTGGATCGAGGTGGAACCAGACGGCCAAAGGATCATGTCTATTGCAGTGTCATTTGGAggcatttttttctccaaatatTCTCTTCTCCTTTCTGGGTCAGCATCACGGCGTACCTGATTATCTCCTTGCTATCTGAGCTCCTTTTGATCTCATACTTTGAAAAGTTCAATATAAAAACTGTTCCTTAACTAATTTAATGGGGTGTAAATTTGGATTGCCTGGTCAAACTGGGCTTTCTGTAGTGCTGCTCTGATAAATTTTTATCGTGTCTAGCAAGCACCGTTATGTCTGTAATAGCTCTTATCATATTAGCATGTCAACATTATCAGTATGTGGCTTAAACTTTTAAGAACTATGTCCACCCTGTCATGGAAGGCTTGCTGACAGGAAGGACCATGACAGGGTGGAGATTTTTGTCTAATATTAGAATTTAATAACCACACAGTGGACCTTCAGTCAGCAAAACGGTTCAATTAGCAAGCAGACTGTGGACTTTTAAACATATATCTTTTAAATGTATCTTTGTGATATtgataatttttaattttaatttttaatatcgATATTTTTAATGACAGAGTGGACATGTTAAGCTAGACAACATCTGACAACACGCCTTATACATAAATTGCGAAACATAAGTGTAAATACTTACTCTGCAACTAGCCTCTGTTTCAGTCACCAATAAAAGTAGACACAATTGGTGTTGTGATATTACTGGAAAAAATCAGCAGGTTTCTTAAAGAAGCAGTTTTCCCTAAATGGCAGGGTGGACAATTTTTTCAGTGATATtgtattttgggggaaaatgttAAATATTATAATGAAAGTAAGAATATACATGATCAAAATTACCAATTCTATCAAATAACTTGTGGTGACAATGGGTTCTTATGTTAAAAGGTttcattttttatcatttaaccATTTCTTACACACACACTGAAGTTAGCAGTGCAGTGTGTGGGACATGCCAAAATGAAGTAGGCTATATTGAAAGGAAAAATTACACATAAAATTAAGGAAACACATTTTAAGAGACATATTGTCGTCCAGATATGTGTGAAAATCTTCTAAAATAAGAGATCAGAGTTGAAATTTTTGTATACATTTATTGTATACATTTTCATGATAACTGGGTTTCTAATAAGGACACCAAATGGCACTTTATATTGATAATGACCATATAGCTGTAAAGTAACGTGACTCAATGCATGACGGAATTCAAATTTTAGAAATGTTTTTCAGGTACGTGAGTCACAGTTGTACCAAAAACAGAAAGACACAACAAAATTTCTCATCGAACGTGTATATCGATATTGTCCTCAAATTTTGTAAAGCTCGATTGCGTTTTGTTACTGACACTACAgagaacatgtttttttaacagtacgTAACAGTTTGCGCCTCTTGAATGCGAGCCGAAGCGTCTAATCTCTTCGGATTGGTCGGAGCGGATCACATGACCACGCCGCACCACTAACAACAGCAGAAACTGGCGTGTATCCTCAACTGTGTtatttcttaacatacttctcTTCTAATGGTGTTCCTCGTTAAAAGGCCGTTTTGGGGGGCTTTGCGTTGACATCCCCAATTGAAACTTCTATGTCGGTGCTACCGGTTCGTTAACATGTCTACGCCGTTGCAGGACGAAAGCTCGACTCAGCTCAATAAGTTTGAGAAATTGTCATGGAGGCCCTCGGGTAGAGATTCAGGTGTGTAAACCAAAGACAAGTGCAGTAAAGCGCGACGTAGCCGCTGTAGGTGTCAATAATACTAATACGTGAAATCTGTTTATAATGGTGTACATTTCGGTCATATGAACTCATCAATTTACCTTAATACAACACGCACACACTTGCTAAAGCTCCTAGCTTCCTAGTTCTGTTACTATACGTTCCAAgtacagtagtcattgctggtatAATCTACAAATCGATCACACGTCACTGATGCACTGCTTTAAAGACGGAATATGTTTCTTTTCGTGGACGTGTATAGGCTTATCGGGACTTCAGTCACAATgggcactttattaggtaccccTGCACTGCATCATCTTGTCTATTTTGTCTACACTTGGTCTCCACTGGAGTCCCAGAACAATTGGTTTTTATAGCTATGAAAACAGTACGGTTCATCAATTATGTGTTAGCTTCATCTCCTGCTTTCAAAATGTGAAGGGCGTGACTAATACACGCAAGTTCTAATTAAGCAGGACACGTTGGTTGATTCCTGTATCATCTGTTGTATTTTGCCACTCAATTCCTTGTGAGAGAACGGCGGGATGTGCAAAAAGTacttaacaattaaaaaaaaaaaaaaaaaaaaaaaactgaacaggACCTGCGCATTCAAAAGTTTAGAAAAATTAGAAAACCAAAATCAAACCCCAGACCactaaaaactttttaaataaattcgTAATCTAGTGAGTAAAGCACTGTTAAATAAAATGGCCTTTGATGCTCATTAGATAGAGTGTGCACCTAATGTTGTACCTATGGACTGCAATTCTGTTCTTTATGGCAGCTGTTTGAGCCTAGATttcactcattgactgccattgacattgaTTGTCATCAAGTATCAACTGGGATGGCTGACATTGAGGAATCATgtctcactgccattgacggcgacggATGTCCGATCCAATtggggggctggcagcgattgaatgattgctgccaactctcttagttaaaatggatcggacgtctttcGCTGTCAATGAGTTAACATCCAACTTGAGGTCAATGTACTAGTATGTGCTTTGGCCTCTTAGGACAACTACATATTACTAATCTGTCAAGATTGTGCACTAGTAGAAGAGTATGTACTGGTAGAATAATTGTGCCCTGCTATTAACATTTTTCCCTCTCTATGGAATATTTGCTCATATGAGTAGGATAACCCATGATATTGACATTATCATATAAAGGATATTGAAAAAATGCTGAAACAGCTTGCTATAGTTCATTGTGGTCGGATGTTCAAGTTGGGTGACTGTCTTCATATTAACAGGCTTCAAGATGCGGGCTCGCTGGCTTCAGGCTCGACGCATCTTATCCCCCGCGTTCCCCAGCCTTCGCATCCCGAACCGGTTTCTAAGGGAAGGTAATGTGTTTTAGTTTCCCCAACACACTCCAGCCACAGAGGTGATCCATTATAGCGCTTTAAATTTTTACAGGACCCTGGGTGCCCGCGGCCCGTAGCGGACACCGCTGTGTAGCAGACAGCACCCACCTATACGTGTTTGGCGGCTACAACCCGGACTTCGGGGAGGCAGGCGGGGCAGAAAATGAAGATTTTCCTCTCTTCAGGGAGTTATGGAGGTTTCATTTCGCTACCGCCACCTGGCACCGTGTTCAGACAGAGGGTTACATTCCCACAGAACTCGCTTCCATGTCAGGTAAGGGTTGCTACctactagggctgggcgatatggccttaaacatgtatcacgataaattgagcagatttatctcgataacgataaatgacgataaattcgcccaagcggactgttatataatttgaaaatctgaatcaatgcatgaaatacagattaactatttcttgttgatttgtttaccagcattcaatttgatatactgtatttaacaattgtacatgcagtctaaacattaaatttataaaaatttgggctgtcaaaattatcgcgttaactggcgttaattattttttttaattaatcacgttaaaatatttgaggcaattaacgcacttgcccagctcagacatatttaaatgtcactagagtgaaaggcccacctgttaattgtgttttgcggagttttgctgccctctgctggcgtttgggtgcgactgattttatagtgtaagtaattattgccatcaacaatggtgggctactagtttattttttgattgaaaatttaacacattttattaaaacgaaaacattaagaggggttttaatataaaatttctataactgatttagaactaaattaattgttataataaacaaatacagtccttatgtaccgcatgttgaaaatatatatccatcttgcgtcttatctttccattccaacaataatttagagaaaaatatggcatattatatagatggtttggattgcgattaattacgattaattaatttttaagctgtaattaactcgattaaaaattttaatcgtttgacagccctaataaaagttaattgtaagcaataagaattcaagtatgaacatttataacagcgtgtatgacttgaacaatgtacattgtcaaaatcaatatgcctgtgcaaacatgtaattgtaacacaaatgacttgcagcttgaacagtacacttcaaaaagacaacttattgttaatggctgctgtgatataattattaaatacaagtgtttactttatggtttaagggtcccccccccccccccccagtgcattttttcataaatgcacgcacaataaaaatagctggggccatttctcggtcattataagtttcgccgttggattgtactttatgcagaattctttaccatcacaaaagctatcagaggaatcacacacacagacagatacaaaataacgccacatagtaattgctagatgcagtccgtgcccaatccactcattaagttcagccgtttcgaccaggttagagcctctatccgactccataacgttcatttgtagcgttagccgctagctagcgttagcctggctaccagtagaaagcactgaaagcaccatctccggaaatcgtgagaacaaaggaggacagcgggtgaaagcccgtctggatgccaccaagactctactaaatgtcggttgaaagtttggtgaacctcccttaagccacactccatcacgttttgcttgtagcgttagctgctagcgttagcttaccgggcttttgtttgattggcttcctgatgatcacgtgactccctacgtaagcacattcactgctttcttaaaggggaatgaacatagacgaacaacacagaatcaaagcgggatgaaaagactattttcttgttttattaatttaccgaatttaccgacatggtcaaaattacgtcggtcatcgttaagaatttcggtgacggtaaattttcggtttaccgccctgctctactacCTACACTGGAAAAGTTTTCCTACAATGAATtgggcacatttttacattttgaatTAAAACTAAGGAAGGTGTTAGCATCTTTCCCCGACATGAAATATTAAGGTCACAAATATTGTGATAGGCTGGACGCAGCACCACAGTATCGTCACTCAAATAATCTTCCAGAGACATCTGACAATCgcctttttttgctttgacgggtgtccaaacatttttttgcaagGGCTGCTTTCAGAAAAATTGAAGGACACAAGGGCCAACTTGAAATCtttccactttcatttgttaaacacaacgatatatatatatcgtcTTATCATTCAGCACTTGTATGTATGTAATATGTGTACAGGTATGtagtatatattagagctgtcaagtgattaacatttttaatcgcagttcatgacatttttttatagtTAATTTGTAGTTAACTTGCACttgtttgtgaaaaaaaactgatttttccCCCATGTTTTATAAAATTTTAAGATTTACCATTTACCGTCAAGCAATTAAGATTATTCGCATGTAGTCCatagttaaagcaacactaggtaaattTTCAACCattataaatattttcataacatttgtgatatgtcgactgacaactagttgaatgacacctcttttatatcttgaggggatcTGTATCActttatttattatcggtttaatattatttatgtaTTAAAATGGGGGGGGAAAAGGTAAAATTGTTGAACTCATTAAAACGCATGtcttccaaagcatttgtataGTTAATCTGTGCATTTCAGTGGGGGTTACACCAGTCAATCCATCTTagagtagaggttagattttgtgcccgaacccgaaccgaccggcccacaatttaagcattcacgttcgggtcaggtcgggtcgggccgccatgccggactaataaattattttaaaaaaaaaaaaaaaaaaaaatggagagcatgctctctgtattgcgcttttgcttgtgcgtgtgcacgaacgccgtggcgccggccgctttttcttcttgtcctcacggccgaggcgccgccctctcctgttccctctccttgtcagagaggcgcgtccatgtgagaacaatatcccacacactcagaaatatgtttaacaaactttcccagcgttatttcgttgtgtgaatgctttgataattctaaaaaaaatatgtagattatttaaacattaagaaaacttgcgtttttttctgccaactcgaagaaatgaatgaaattgctgctgctgcgttttttccgcgtcactccaaaaaaaaaaaaaaaaaatcgggtttttcgggctcgggcctgcaaatctagttaagtgatcgagctcgggccgggtcgggcctcaataccagcgggccgtgtcgggtcgggctggattttttaggcccgaactaggctctatctTAGAGTGCCACAATTTGGGTTAAAACGCCAAAGTTACGTTTTGCCTGAGAACGTGGATTTCACCCCAATCCTACCTTGTCCCTGTATATATGGGCGGATGCGAGAGGAGCGCAAACCGCCTGGAGCCTCCGTGCTAGAGGTTCCTGTGGTGCTCGAGAACATTCACATTCTTTTATTCCATACGTTCATTCACAGTTTATCTGTGCAGTGCAGCTCAATAAATGACAATATATGTCAAAATCTACCTCAAAGTACCACAATGTTTGGGCTGAAAAGCCCAAGTTCCGCTTTGCCTGACATGGGGATTTCGCCCTAAAAATTGAATGACAAAATGGTTTTGCCCCCATCTCGGGCGGCCCGACAGCTGCACATGTCACTTTACAGTATTTCCACCAAAACCTGCTCAAAAACAACCATAATAAATTGTGCCAAGTAGTTGTCACACTGCCTCAACGTGCCCCATTTTGGCCATTTAAAtcctgaattaaattttgtctgATAACCAGTATTTCATTCGGGCCCAACTCTGATGGCCACAGGAGCGCGCGCATTGTCTTAAGTCCAAACTACAGGGGATAGGTAGGGCCTTAATTAAtcatgtgttttaaaaaatttaagcaaACACCCTTTGATGCAGTCAACATTCATTTCATTGCAATGTGTATGTGTACCCCTCTCTAGCCGTCTTTCATGGGAATAACCTGCTGGTGTTTGGTGGCACGGGCATTCCGTTCGGTGAAAACAACGGCAATGACGTCCACGTTtgcaacgttaaatacaaacaaTGGAATCTGCTTGTCTGCAAAGGAACAAAGCCCAACAAAATCTACGGGCAGGTAACTACAATGATCTGATGACAGGGTTTTATTTAGTAGACAGCCCAAAACAAACTGGACTGTCACTTTGCAGGCAATGGTCATAATAAATGGCTACCTGTACGTTTTTGGAGGGACGACTGGCTACTTTTACAGCACAGACCTGCACAGGCTAGATCTGACTACCAAAGAGTGGTGCCACCTTAAGCCCAACAATGTCCCCACAGATCTACCGGAAGAAAGGTGAAACTAGAGCTTATAATAAAAACTGGTTCAAAAGGTGTGACATAATGTAACTGTTAAGTGTATGATTGTAAAGGTACCGACATGAACTAGCTCATGATGGACAGAGGATATACATTCTGGGAGGCGGGACTTCCTGGTCATCGTATTGCCTGGACAAGGTAAGGATTCATATTGGTACCTTAAAGCAGACTCCCTCTTCCCCAACAATGTATATTTTGTCTTGCTACTAGTGACAACATTTTGATAGATGTTGTGTTTGAGGAACAACAAATTTACATGAAATTTCATTTATAGCAAACAGCTGCCATTTTTTCCAATACCACCTTCTGCTGTCGATCAAAAGTAAATAATGGCTCTTGACGCACAGTTGTAAATTTCAAGTGACCAAGCACCAAAAAGGGATTTAGTGTGTATCTGCTAGGACCATACTAGCATAACAATGGGTTGATGGATTTTttaggtttgtttttttgcaaataccgtaatttcccgaatataacgcacacttttttcccccaaaatcaacttggatggagacagaaatatatatatatatatatatatatatatatgtatataaactttttttttttttttttgacacggccacgttgtgttgaagaaacgtatgcggcgacccgttgccgaccattacggtacgtgacgtcaccattttgttttggtaatacttcactctaatcggccgaatgatttcgtctgtgttaaattctacttttttcactcttcataaagcacagaatttagtttattgaactcatttgagtcgacgtttattgcagctccgcaactcggaccataacaaacgtaagcacacacacttcctgtgtccgtcaactatatctgtccctcgggaaactcaaaaccaaataacaatagttcctattgttactgtcgtgttgacagcgatgagctctcacggatttccgacttacgttctcactttcattttaccgtatcaatccatggaagaaacatttatttatcatgatgaaacgagcaagttatacagcagcctttgaaagaaaagtcacatctgttttgttttctcctggattctggtaagttggagaagttgtcaaatcatagtattaccgtaaatattgtcagtttatggtaatgttttgaactaccaatctgctatgcttgtgctgtgtttcaccggtcagtaaaatgacatttctgtatctgtacacgaggtcTGTTTTCTACAATGATCAAGTAGgtagaaatccagcgtaggcctactgcaccttaaaacatgttttctcTTTGAGAcagctgttgttgtgatttggtctaaacaaataaaagttgatttgattttatttgactaagaagttagaacacatccataactgaacagtatggacatgcaggtgacaatgtttttttaggtaacctattgtggttcctcggttttattattattatagttattctttgttccgcagcccctttgagctcaatttgacccccttggaatgcttcaaaatgcaccaaaatcggcaggcaggtcaagacaggtgcaatctttgataccatgtaaagacaaattccaattacacttttttttttaaaggtgaaagaggaggtaacaacgcaaaggttaaatctTGGAACAAAATAGTACTACTGTATATGAATGGggtaccatacgcggtgcccagactgtcattagtactacatccagttttctttgggtgggcagagcgtgtccgtgggtgggcactgcctaCCCCTGGTAACGCCTCTAAGTGATATGATGATTTGAACAAAATTAGCCTGCTTTTGGTTTTtccaaaaggggaaaaatacaCAATCAGAGTTGGAAGGCCaaaaagtagggatgtcccgatcgcatatttttgcaccagagtcgGAGTCACCTGAttaagaatctgccgatacagagtcccaatccaatactgatttttttttatttttatttgaacaaatgtTCCATACATGTtgcagtactgtactttttacagtacttcctcttccgctttttccaggagtgttgcagagtataatacgtttatatttttgtatcttttgacaataccattgtatttctggattattttgttactttttagcctttAATAggtaaaatatataatttacttgccagatcaaagctacaaacctgtcaatcatcgcaaATTCCAGCTGCAGTGCTGAacaaaaagcagcaggagggaaagTGAGAAGCTGTATAAGcatgaaacagaaaaaaatatatatttttaaaattcctTTTTAAAATCCTTTTTACCTTATTCCAATCAGGTGATCGGAACATGTACCACAAAGTGTTGGTTTGTTGTACTATTCTGATTTGTCTTGGCAAAATTAACTAAAACTGTCCTAATTATAACATCCATTTGTAACTTTTTTGCAGATTCACGCATATAACCTGGAGACAAATTACTGGGAGGAAATAGTAACCAAACCCCATGGAAAGCTAGGTTGGTGGGAGTATCATTTTGCATCTTAATGCATAATGCTTATGCATACATATTATTCACTTTTATTCATGAATTTAATAACAGGTTATCCTGCTGCACGTCGCTGTCACAGTTGTGTACAGGTTAAAGATGGTAAGATCTCGTTGATGTCAACCTTGGCTAAAACATTAATCTTCTACCATTTCGcttcaaaaataaagaaatgttCTACTTCTACCTTGCCGTTCCATCTCGCAGAGGTGTTTATATGTGGCGGCTACGACGGGCAGCTGATCATGGCCGACTTGTGGAAGCTCCACCTTGGCACTTTTCAGTGGACCAAGCTACCTGCCGTAATGCCAGAGCCCGCCTACTTCCACTGCGCCGCTGTCACGCCTGTGAGTCATAAGATCAATACTGTAACAGTGATTGGAGGAATTTCACACTGCTCCTATTTTCATTTATACCTTCCAATTCTTCTTCATGTACCTGTAATGTGAGTTATGGGTG from Corythoichthys intestinalis isolate RoL2023-P3 chromosome 5, ASM3026506v1, whole genome shotgun sequence carries:
- the LOC130916354 gene encoding kelch domain-containing protein 10-like, whose product is MSTPLQDESSTQLNKFEKLSWRPSGRDSGFKMRARWLQARRILSPAFPSLRIPNRFLREGPWVPAARSGHRCVADSTHLYVFGGYNPDFGEAGGAENEDFPLFRELWRFHFATATWHRVQTEGYIPTELASMSAVFHGNNLLVFGGTGIPFGENNGNDVHVCNVKYKQWNLLVCKGTKPNKIYGQAMVIINGYLYVFGGTTGYFYSTDLHRLDLTTKEWCHLKPNNVPTDLPEERYRHELAHDGQRIYILGGGTSWSSYCLDKIHAYNLETNYWEEIVTKPHGKLGYPAARRCHSCVQVKDEVFICGGYDGQLIMADLWKLHLGTFQWTKLPAVMPEPAYFHCAAVTPGGCMYIHGGVVNMSGNRRTASLYKVWLVVPSLLELAWEKLLKTLPHLAQLSTLQLLSLGLPHTLIQRLK